The following coding sequences are from one Phycisphaeraceae bacterium window:
- a CDS encoding glycosyltransferase, which produces MPPTLSLFITSYNQCDYLREAIDSVLAQTRRPDQIVIIDDASSDNSQQLIQAYASEHPGLIDYALHDNNQGVSATKSHAASLCTSDLMTYLDGDDRMLPTRLETELQLLRALPVQTIVFSDFRTIDSDGHIIADWAEGTALPQGNTLDKLLARDYPKGIVYRNELMPRDLFKQVGGYDQKLNLYEDWDLRIRMATAGATSHFCAHLGSEYRLHPAGISRQNPERHLDAVNHIRRKHQSTIDSLQTSQRIAANLCFDRLEQAFAKRAAQRSFRQLRFKDALRFSLRAWSRQAA; this is translated from the coding sequence ATGCCGCCCACGCTAAGCCTCTTCATTACTTCCTATAACCAGTGTGACTACCTCCGCGAGGCCATCGACTCCGTCCTCGCGCAGACCCGACGGCCCGACCAGATCGTCATCATCGATGATGCTTCCTCCGATAACTCCCAGCAGCTCATCCAGGCCTACGCTTCCGAGCACCCCGGCCTCATCGATTACGCCCTCCACGACAACAACCAAGGCGTCTCCGCCACCAAATCCCATGCCGCCTCTCTCTGCACCAGCGACCTCATGACCTACCTCGACGGCGACGATCGCATGCTCCCCACACGCCTGGAGACCGAACTCCAGCTACTCAGGGCACTGCCAGTCCAGACGATTGTCTTCTCAGATTTCCGGACGATCGACTCGGATGGGCACATCATCGCAGACTGGGCAGAGGGAACTGCTCTGCCGCAGGGCAACACTCTCGACAAACTACTCGCCCGCGACTATCCCAAAGGCATCGTCTACCGCAACGAGTTGATGCCCAGAGATCTCTTCAAGCAAGTCGGAGGATACGACCAGAAGCTAAATCTCTATGAGGATTGGGATCTCCGCATCCGCATGGCCACCGCCGGCGCCACCAGCCATTTCTGCGCTCACCTCGGCTCTGAATACCGCCTGCATCCCGCGGGCATCTCCCGGCAGAATCCCGAAAGACATCTGGATGCGGTCAATCACATCCGCCGTAAGCATCAGAGCACGATCGACTCACTCCAGACCTCTCAGCGAATAGCCGCAAACCTCTGCTTCGACCGGCTCGAACAGGCCTTCGCCAAACGTGCAGCACAACGATCATTCCGGCAACTCAGATTCAAAGATGCCCTCCGCTTCAGTTTGAGAGCATGGTCGAGACAGGCTGCCTGA